A genomic region of Streptococcus suis contains the following coding sequences:
- the radC gene encoding RadC family protein, which translates to MYQIEFKEEAILPRERLVEVGAERLSNQELLAIFIRTGTKKEPVSILSNKLLNRLESLAALRELSIEELQSLTGIGRVKAIEIKAMIELGKRINQSELLLNERILGSEKLGRKMIHEIGHKKQEHLVALYLNTQNQIISQKTIFIGSVNRSIAEPREILHYAVKCMATSIIIVHNHPSGSVQPSRNDLLFTENLKESCEKLGLVLLDHLIVGNKDYYSFREESELF; encoded by the coding sequence ATGTATCAAATTGAATTTAAAGAAGAGGCCATTCTACCTAGAGAACGTTTAGTAGAAGTTGGAGCTGAGCGTCTCAGTAATCAGGAATTACTAGCAATTTTTATTAGAACTGGGACAAAAAAAGAACCTGTTTCTATTCTCTCCAATAAATTATTGAATCGTTTGGAGAGTTTAGCGGCTCTAAGAGAATTATCAATTGAAGAATTGCAAAGTTTGACTGGAATTGGGCGCGTCAAGGCGATTGAAATTAAGGCTATGATTGAACTTGGAAAACGTATCAATCAATCAGAGCTACTCTTAAATGAGAGAATTTTGGGAAGTGAGAAGTTGGGACGTAAGATGATTCATGAAATCGGGCATAAGAAGCAGGAGCATCTTGTTGCACTTTATCTCAATACACAGAACCAGATTATCAGTCAAAAAACGATTTTTATTGGGAGTGTTAATCGTAGCATTGCAGAACCACGTGAAATTTTGCATTACGCAGTAAAATGCATGGCAACATCGATTATCATCGTTCACAACCACCCGTCGGGTTCAGTACAACCTAGTAGGAATGATTTGCTATTTACGGAGAATTTAAAAGAGTCCTGCGAAAAGCTAGGACTGGTATTATTAGATCATTTAATTGTTGGAAATAAGGATTACTATTCTTTTAGAGAAGAAAGTGAGTTATTTTAA